One part of the Deltaproteobacteria bacterium genome encodes these proteins:
- the maiA gene encoding maleylacetoacetate isomerase, whose product MNDVVLYSYWRSSCSWRVRIALAYKNIPYTYRAVHLIKDGGAQHVATYRQLNPAAQVPTLQWNAAGVTRTLSQSLAILEWLEEHAPTPSLLPADPWLRAKARQYAEAINAGIQPIQNLAVGQYVRDQLGGDMPAWFRYWTARGLAALEPMVAATAGTFCVGDQPSLADCCLVPQLYNARRFQLDLAAYPTLARIDAACAPLPAFQAAHPDRQPDAE is encoded by the coding sequence ATGAACGACGTGGTCTTGTATAGTTATTGGCGCAGCTCCTGTAGTTGGCGGGTGCGGATTGCACTGGCGTACAAAAATATTCCGTATACGTATCGTGCGGTCCATTTAATCAAAGACGGTGGTGCACAGCACGTGGCAACGTATCGACAACTAAATCCAGCCGCGCAAGTGCCGACACTGCAGTGGAATGCAGCGGGAGTCACGCGGACCTTGAGTCAATCGTTGGCGATCCTGGAATGGTTGGAAGAGCATGCGCCTACGCCGTCGTTGTTGCCCGCCGATCCGTGGCTGCGCGCGAAGGCGCGCCAATATGCCGAGGCGATCAATGCCGGCATCCAACCGATCCAAAACCTCGCTGTCGGCCAATATGTGCGCGACCAACTCGGCGGCGATATGCCGGCCTGGTTTCGTTACTGGACGGCCCGCGGACTCGCGGCGCTCGAACCGATGGTGGCCGCGACGGCCGGGACGTTTTGCGTTGGTGACCAGCCCAGCCTCGCCGATTGCTGCTTAGTGCCACAACTCTACAATGCGCGTCGCTTCCAACTCGACCTCGCCGCCTATCCCACATTGGCGCGGATCGACGCAGCGTGTGCGCCGCTTCCCGCGTTCCAAGCCGCCCACCCCGACCGACAACCGGACGCCGAGTAA